DNA from Streptomyces sp. NBC_01260:
AAGCCGACCAGTCGAAGCAGCCACTGGCCGGGGACCAGATGTCGTTCTTCGAACCCGACGAGGGTCACCAGGGCTGACTGAGATCAGCCGTCCTTCGGCAGAGTCCCGTACGAGAAGGTGCACCGGACGCGGCCGTCGGCCGCGGGAACAAGGCGTACCTGCTCGGCGGACATCTGCAGCGGCCCGCCCGCCGACGCGTCCCAGAGCGATACCGTCCCTCCGGCCTCCCCGAACGACAGGTACGGATGCTCGGGCTTCAGAACACCACCCCGGCTGCCGAGTTTCGCCGCGGGAACCGTCGGCTCGACGCACATCCACTCCGGTGCCACCCCGAAGTACGAAGGTGGCGCCGTCTTCCGGACCGCGGCCGTACGGAAGTCGTCCACCGCCTCCCGAGCCGAGTCCAACGCCCCCAACCCGCACACCGCCACCACGGCCAACTGGGCACACACGTACAACGGAACTCCCAGCCGCTCGACAGGGCTGACGAACGGTGCGTGCACGTGTTTCGCGATGCCCCAGAGGGCCGGGACGAGCAGGGCGTAGCTGAGCAGGCTCAACAGCTTCACCGCCGACGTGGCCTGCCAGATCCCGGGAACGTCGAGGACATCGGGTGTCACGCCGAGACCGTCCGCGTACAGCGCGTGCAGCACCGATCCGGAGGCCACCACGCACGACACGGCAACCGCGAAGACGAGCGGCGCCGCCCAGGCGAGCCATTCGCCCCACGTCCACTGGCGGACGAGCAGCCAGATACCTCCCACCGTCGCCGTCACGGCGAAGGCCGACAGCATCTGCGCCGGAGTCCGGGCTCTGCCGTCCCCCGCGCCGAGGGACACGGCGAGGAGAAAGACCGCCACCACACCGCACATGAGGAGACTCCGCACACGGCCGCCGACCGCGAACAGGCCGTATGCAAGCCGGGCTCCCCCGACGAAGCACAGCACCGCGATCCCCGCCCACACCCATACCCGCACCCCGCTGTGCTGCCGGGCGACCGCCGCGCAGAAGGCCATGGCGAGCAGCCAGGCCACGAAGCGGAACACACGCTGCCAACCGTCCTCCTCGCGACGCGGAACGATGTGGCTTCGCTCCCGTCCGTAGAACGGCCGTACATCGACGGCAGCCCCGGGAGCGGAACCTCCGGGCAGGTTCATTCGGGAGAGCCGACGGGCTTCCGATGCCGTACCCGTGACCACCATTCCGGTGTCGTGGTAGCCGCGCCTCTCCGAAATACGCGCGCGTGACACTCCGACCGCTCGGCGCAGTCTCGCCATGCGTGTCACGGGCCCCGGGGCGGGTGCGCGGGGTGGTCTGTGATCAACCGTATGCACCCGCCAGCCGGTCAGCTGCTCCCGGTCCCGGTCCACCAACTCGCAGCGCCGGGCGTACATCTCCAGACCGACCGCCCGTGCCAGCTGCTCCACCCGCCAGGCAGCCGCCTGCTCAGTGCGCCGGTTGCGGGCTCCGAAGAACCGCACCTCGACGGAGTACAGCCGCGCCGAGGGAGCCGCGCGCAGCACCCCTCGCGACGCGCCCACACCGCGCGCGAACCCAGCGACGACCGGCCAGCCCCGCTGGTCGAACAGCCGCTCCGCCTCGTCCCAGTCGCGTTGCTCCCCGCGTACCTCGACGAGGACCACCACACGCTGGTCATAGCGTTTCCTGAGCACCAGCTCCCCCTCTCACCGGGATCCGAAGGTACAGCGACCTACGATGTGACGGTCACGGTGGTAGGCAGCCACTCCTACGAAGGAACGGACGCGAAGACATGTCACCGGAGGACAGCGGCAGCAACCGCGCACCCCAGCCGAAGGACCAGCTGTCCCTGTACGGCCGCTATCTGGACGATGCGTCCGCCGAGGACAGCGGGGGCTTCCTGGTGGAGATCGGGGCGGGCGGTCGGAGCACCGATGTCGAACTGGAGCGGCCCGACGAGGAGCCGGACAACGCGGATGAGCCGATCACGGCACCGTACGACCCGTCCAAGATCGAGATCCAGACCCTGAACCCGACGATCAACCTGCTGATCTCCCGGCTGGTCAACAAGATGATCGACCTCGCCCCGGACTTCCAGCGCAAGGCGGGCATCTGGTCGGACGAGCAGCAGAGCCGGCTGATCGAGTCCCTGCTCCTGCGTATCCCCATCCCCTCCTTCTACGCCTCCGAACTCACCGACAGCTCCTGGGCCCAGGACAGTTCCTGGGCGATCGTCGACGGTATCCAGCGCCTCACTGCCATCGCGCGGTTCATCGCCCCCGAGGCTCTGGCGAAGGCGGGGATAAGGTCCGGACCGCTGAAGTTGCGCGGCCTGGAATACCTCAAGGACGACTTCGAGGGCAAGGGGTACGCGGATCTGTCAGGGCGCATGCAGATCCGTCTCAACGAAAGCCAGGTCGTCGTCCACCTCATCCGTCCAGGGACTCCGGAAGAGGTCAAGTTCAACATCTTCGCGCGGATCAACACTGGTGGCCTCCCACTGACCCGTCAGGAGATCCGGCACGCGCTCGTCCCGGGCCCGGCACGCAAACTCCTGTCCTCGCTCGCCGAATCGCCGGAGTTCGCCTCGGCCACCAGCCACGGCGTCTACAGCGAGCGGATGGCGGACCGCGAGATGGTGCTGCGTTATCTCGCCTTCCGGCTCACCGACCCCAACCTGTTCCGGAGCCAGGACTTCGACCAGTTCCTCGCTCTCACCATGCGCCAGGTCAACCGGCTCACCGATAACGAGCGGGAGGGTCACGGCCACGACTTCCGGCGGGCCATGGTCACGGCTGAGAAGATCTTCGAAGGCCACGCCTTCCGTAAGCAGTTCCCTGGTCAGACGCGTCGCTCCCCCGTCAACAAAGCCATCTTCGAGACAGTTTCCGTGAATCTGGCCGCTCTCTCGGACCGCGAACGATCTGCGCTGGTAGCGTCCCGGGAACAGGTGGTCGAGGGTTTCCAGCAGCTCATGACCGACCGGGACTTCGAGCGGGCCGTGTCCGTGGGCACCGGCGACCGGGTCAAGGTGGTCGACCGCTTCGCCAAGGTGCGCGAACTCTTCCGCACCGTCCTGGAGAACAATAGGGGCAGCAACCAGTGATCGAACAATTGTCACTGACCAACTTCAAAGCGTTCCAGTCCGCCGACATCCGGCTGGCCCCGGTCACTCTCCTCACCGGCCTCAATTCCTCGGGCAAGAGCACGGTCCTGCAGTCCCTGGCGTTGCTGCGCCAGTCATACGACTCGGGCATCCTCATGTCCACCGACGGGGACACCGATATCCACGGGGGCCTCCTCCTCGACGGTGACCTTGTGGAGCTGGGAACCGGGCAGGACCTGCTGCACGAGGACTTCACCACGGAGCAGCCGGGCATGGACCCGGCAATCTCCATCGCGTTCAAGACTGCCGACAAGAAGACGTACACCTGGTCTGCTCGGTATGCGCCCGAACAGGACGTACTGCCGCTGGAAATCTCCACGCGGAAGGCGGACTGGGGTGACGTCCCCCTCTTCTCTCGGCACTTCCAGTACCTCAAGGCCGACAGGATTGTGCCCGCCACGACTTATCCTCGTTCTCACCACCAGGCGATCGGCCGTGGCTTTCTCGGATCGCGTGGCGAACACGCCGTCAACTTTCTCCGGCATCACGCCCAATACGTTGTGCCGGAAGGGGACCCGCTCCGACACCCGGAGGCTGGCGGACACACCCTGCTCGACCATGTCGTCGCATGGATGCAGGAGCTCTGCCCGGGGGTCAACCTCGAAGCCTCGGAGATTCCCGGGATCGACTCGGTCCGTCTCAGCTTCGGATTCGGCGGCACCGCCGGCCTGGACTCCACCCGGCGCCGCCGCCCGACGAACGTCGGCTTCGGTCTCACGTACGCCCTCCCCATCGTCGTGGCCTGCCTTACCGCCGGGCCCGGCAGCCTCATCCTGCTGGAGAACCCCGAGGCCCATCTCCACCCGCGCGGCCAGTCCCGTATGGCCTCCCTCATCGCCGCCGCGGCGTCCGCCGGTGCGCAACTCGTCGTCGAGACCCACAGCGACCACGTACTCGACGGGACCCGGCTCGCGGTCAAGCAGGGGCGGCTCGCGGCCGGGGACACCGCAGTCCACTTCTTCCGGGGCAACGGGGCTGGAGTGGAGATCATCACCCCTACGGTCGCCGAGGACGGATCGCTCTCCGAATGGCCGGAGGGCTTCTTCGACGAGTCGGATCACACACTGGACCAACTGCTGGGCTGAACGCCCGTACCGGATAGCGGAGCTCACCAGGGGGGAGAGCGCTCAGTGGTGCTCATGTTCTTCAACGAGAGGTCCTGCGTCTCGGACGCTACGCAGGACGAGGCCAGGCAGGCCATGCGCGACTTCATCAAGGTCTGCCAGGCGGTGTGGCAGATCCATCGCGGGACGACGCTGGTGAGCGAGGTCCGGCTGGAGGACGTGGAGATCTCTCCGGGCTACTACCTCCAGCAGTGGCGCAACGAGCCCGCCAACCACGACGCCTGGCAGTTCATGCGGAGGACATTGCAGAGAAAGGCGCCCCTCTCGGGTGTGCTTCCCAAGCCACCGGAGGACCAGGAGAGCGAGTATCGACACGAAGGCGACCCTGTTCTCGGCCTGGCCGCCGCCCACCTGATGAAGATGCTGGCTGTCAGCCTGCCCACGGGTTCCCGCTGGGCGGCCCCTTGGCTCAAGGTCGACTACGAGATCCTCAATGACGACGGCCTTACCACGGACAGCGCGAGCGTCCACCACGCCTCCGAGGACGCACACGTCCGTGAGCACGAGGACTGGATACGCACCACCGCCGCCTCCGCCACCACCAGCGGTGTGCAGTTGTGGGAGGAGCGCGACACCTTGTTCCCTTACCTCCAGTTCGTGCCGGGGGTGGAGCAGAATCTGCGGGAGCTGCCGGGTGTGGCTGTGGCGAACGTACGGGCCGAGCTCGTGCATCTCAATACCGCTGCGGAGAACTGGAAGCCCGGGGAGTCGGAGCCCTCGTGGGCGGTCAAGGTCGTTCCAGAGAGCGACACCCGCATTAATATGGGGCTGGTCGACTTCATCGATCTCGACGGTCTGAAGCGGACGTTCAGTCCCCATGTCCGGTACCAGCCGTACCAGGGCCGTATCCACTTCCGGCTGATCGCGGATGAGAGCAGGATCCGTGTGGGGTACGTCGGTCGCAAGCGCCTGACGGCCGGGGTACCGCGCAGCGCCCGGTAGCGGCGACTACGGCAGCCAGCGCGCCGCCTGTTCCCGGCTGACCTTGGCCTCGTCGACCCACCAGTGCCGGGCCTCCTTGTCCCACTGGGCCCGCAGCAGACGCTTGGCCTCGTGCCTCTGCTCGTACGAGACGTTGAGGTACAGGCGGCCGTCCCGTACCAGCCCCGGGTACACCTTCCCGTCCTGCGCCTCCGCTCGCTGGGCAGGCACCTCGGACACCGGAGCGGTCTCTCCGGCGGGGCGCCACTGTGCGCGCGCCGGACGTTCCATGCGGGTGTGCTCCATCAGACGCCGTACGCGGTCGCAGGAGGCGGGGTCGGTGTAGCGCATCATCAGGTCCGTCGGCCCGATGTTCGCGAGCAGGTTCTTCGAGCCGTGCCACAGGACCGAACCGTCCAGGATGAGGACCTTCTCGTGCATGCGGTCGCGGAACTCGACCCGGCAGCCGACGGCCTCCAGCTGCCCGACCAGCTCCCGGTGCCGCGCTACGCGGGTGGGTTCCTGCTGCTCCTCCGGCGGGCGGGTGAAGACCGTGACCTGGATCCCGGCAGCCGTCTTCGGTTCGAGCATCCTGGCCCACCGGCGGACCGGCGGCGCGTCCATGAACGCCGAATACAGCTCGATGCCGCGCTGCGCTCGCTCCACGTCCCATGCCACCGCTTCCAGGACCTCGCTGTGTTCGAAGAAGGCGGGCCGTGCCAGCTCCTCCGCCGACATGGTGGCCAACTGGTCCGCGTCACGGATCGGGATCAGCTGGTCGGCGGAGATGGTCTGCGCGTGCGCCTCCAGATGATCGACCATCGCCAGCGCCTCGCTGTGCGGGGCCAGGTGCTTGCGCAGGAAGTCGACGTCCGCCACGACGACCAGGTGGTCCTGGGCCCGGCTGAGAGCGACGTTGAGGAGGCGACAGGTCTGCGAGGACAGCCCCGTTCCGCTGTAGAAGAAGCCGGCATCCTTACCGGCGCCCGCCACGGTGTCGAGGAGCACGACGGGGCGCTGGCTGCCCTGGAACCGGTGGACGGTGTCGACCAGGCCGTCGTAGTCCTCCCCGAAGCGGTGGGCCAGGCTGCTCTTGAGGGCCTTGACTTGTTCCCGGTACGGGGAGATGACGGCGAGCCGGTCGGTCGCCCGTTCCCCTTCGGGGACCTCCTGCCACTTGCGGCCGGGCAGGATTCCCTCGTGCTGGAGCCCTCGGACCAGTTCGTGGATGACTGCGGCGTGAACGGCGTTCGTCATGTGGGGCTTGCGGCCGCCGCCGGGGATCCGGCGGCCGGACGTGTCGATCAGGATCACCGGGGAGTCGATGAGCGGGGCGAACGGCAGACGGCTGGTGTTGCCGCGCCCGGTCCTGAGTGGAGCGTCCGGATACGCCACCTCGTTGACGACCGCGCAGATCGGCTCCCGCATCCGGTACTGGGTGTCGAGCGCCACCAGTCGAGGGTCCTGGCGTACCCGGCCGGAAGGGTCGACCAGGCCTGCGGCGTGGAAGGCGTCCCGCGCCGTCCACTCGCGGGAGTGGGCGCGCTCCTCCTCGCTCGCCGCCCGGTCGCCGTCGCCCTTGGTCACGGCGGGCAGCTGCCGGAAGTCGCCCGCCACGATCAGCCTCTTGCGGGCGAGTCCGGCGGCGAACCAGGCCGAGGGAAGGTTTACCATGCCGGCCTCGTCGATCACCACGACATCGACCTCGTCGAGCAGCTTCCTCGACTGGACGGCCTTGGCCACGGTCGCTCCGAGCACTCGGCAATGGGAGCGGACTTCGTCTTGGATGCGCTTGCGCTTCTGCCCGAGTTCGCCAAGTCGCTCCTGGAGAGAGGCAACGGACTCGACGACGTTCTGCCTGGGCGGGATCCCTAGGATGGCGGCGCGGGCAGCAGGGAGGGCTCGGCTGGCCTCGGCGGCCTGCTTCTCGCCCGCCGTGTGGCGACGGGCCGCGCGCGAGACGTCCTCCCTGGCCCGCGCCGACTCGCCCTCCTCATGCGCCAGGGCGGTCCGGAGGTCACGCAGTTTCGCCGCTCTGCGCTCCGCGAAGGGTCCGGTCGGCTGCCCGGCCTTCTCCGTCTTCAGCCGCAGCTGCGCAGCCAGGGTGTCCGCGGCCGCCACCGCCTTCGCCGCTGCGGCGTGGTCGCGGCCGGCCCCGGCCATTTCTTCTGTGCCGGTGGCCAGGTCCGACTCCAGGTCCTGGACCCGGTCGTGCAGGACCAGCGCCGCCCGTGCGCCCTTGAGCTGGTCGGCCGCCGTGCTGATCTGCCGGTCGATGCTCTCCACCAGCAGGGCGGCGATCCGGGCCGGGTCGACCTGGTCGCCGTAGCGGCTGCGCAGCGACGGCAGGACGATGCTGCCGGACCGCTGGACGATCCCCTCGGCGAAGCCCTCCTCGTGCTCCAGCAGGGAGCACATCCGCTCAAGGGCCTGGTCCACCGCAACGTTTGTGGGGGCAAGGAAAAGGACCTTGAGTCCTTGGCGGAAACTGCCCTCGACGATGTGGCCGACGACATCCGTCTTCCCGGTGCCGGGCGGCCCCCACAGGAACAGCACCTCACTGGCGAGGGCCTGTGCGACGGCATCACGCTGACGTGGGTTCAGCTGGAGCCCCGTCCAGTTCGCCACCCACTGTCCCGGGTTCCCGGCACGGCCGGTGCGCGGGGCGCCCCGGCCGAACAGCCAGCCGGCATGGTCCGCGTCGATGGGGCTGTCCTGGCTGCCGGCCGTCTCCAGGCGCTCGGCCAGCACGGCCCAGTTCGCGGAGTCGTCCTTACGGATCTGGATGTTCCCGGGCGTCGCCCCGAAATCGGCTTTCGTCACGAGCCGTACGGTTCCGTCAGGAGCACGCGTGGCCTCGGCCGGTTCCCATGCCTTCCGGGAACGTGACGGCCTGGCGAGGACGGGAAGACCGTCCAGGCTCTCCTGCCAGGTGCGGCACTCGAAGAGATACTCGCGGGTCCCCCCGGACTGCGAGAGGAGCCGCCCCTTGGACAGGGCGACCTTCACAGCGCCGTCGGCGTCGCTCCTCTGTTCGGCGAGGATCTCGGCGCGCACCGCCGTCAGAAGCTCCTCGACGGGATAAGGACGTCCCGTGCCGGTCATGTCCGCCGCTCCCCACCATCGCCCCACAGATCCGGAGACTGTACGTGAGTCTGCCGCCGCCGAACGGTGCACTCGGCGGCCACTGGCCAGTGACTGGCCGGAATCATTCACGATCAGTCATTGCCCGGAGCGTTGTCGGCGGCGCCGTATACCGTTGGCGCAGCTCACCGACCTGGCACGAAGCGAAGGAGATCGCCGTGAGGCCCACGCTGGCCGCCGCGCAGCTGCGGGGCAGTCTCACCCAGTACCTCACGACGACGTACGCACTCACCGACGAGGACACCCGTCGGGCGCTGGAGCGGTTCCTCGAACATCCCGAGACCGGGATGTTCCGTGGCCCCTATCTGCGGATCAGGACCCCCTTCCACAAGGCCGTTGCCGGCTGGGAGAAGCACCTGGAGTGGAACCCTGGCTTCACCCCGTACCGGCATCAGGCGAAGGCGTACGAGCGGCTGAGCACGCTCCACGGGCCCGCCCTGCCGACGCTGGTCACGACGGGGACGGGTTCCGGGAAGACCGAGTCGTTCCTCGTCCCCGTCCTCGACCACTGCCGACGTGAGAAGGCACTCGGGCGCCGCGGGGTCAAGGCCGTGCTGCTCTATCCGATGAACGCGCTCGCCACCGATCAGGCCGGCCGCATCGGCGAGTACCTCGCGCAGCCGGAACTGGCCCAGGTGACCGCGGGGCTCTACATCGGCGACCGGCCGGACACCGACTTCCGCCGGGTGATGACGCGGCGTGAGGAGATGCGGCAGTCGCCGCCCGACCTGCTCATCACGAACTACAAGATGCTCGATCTGCTGCTCCAGCGGACCGAGGACCGCGCGCTGTGGCAGGACTCCGGGATCCAGTACGTGGTGCTGGACGAGTTCCACACCTATGACGGGGCGCAGGGCACGGACGTCGCCATGCTGCTGCGCCGCCTGGCTATGGCCACGGGGCAGAGCGAGCCCGGGCGTCCCCTCGGTTCGATCTGCCCGGTGGCGACCTCGGCGACCCTCGGTGAGGGCGGGCCCGGGACCGGTCCCGGCTCCATCCTGGAGGTGGCTGCTCAGGTCTTCGGGATGCCCTTCTCCAAGGACGCGCTGGTGGGCGAGGAGCGGATGACACCCGAGCAGTTCACCGGGCCGGTGAACTACGGTCTGCCCGAACCGCCTTCGCCCGAGGAGGTCATCGCCTGCTCCGGTGGCCCCGATGTGGTGTCGCGTCCGGACTTGCTCGATCTCAATGCCCTGGCGGCTCGGATGCTCGGGCAGCAGGGCCTGTCCGCCTTCGAGATCGGGCGGCTGCTCAAGCAGCACGACTTCACTCAGGGGGTGCTGTCCCTCCTCGACGGGGACCCGCTGAGCGAATGGGAACTCCGTGACCGCCTCGGCCGGTTCGGGTACACCTGGGGCCGGACCGCGCGGGAGAACCCCCGCCTCGCCCTCGCCGCGCTCGCACGCTTCGTCGCCCTGCTGTCGGCGGCCCGCGATCCGGAATCGGACGAGCGCCGCCCGCGCCCCCTGCTGCACGTGGAGACCCACCTGTGGATCCGGCCGGTCGGCCGGATCGTGCGCGGAGTCGGCCCGGGAAAGCCCGAGTTCCACTGGTACGAGGACGATCGCGCTCGGCGCTCCGCCCTGCTCGCGACGCCCTCTGAGGGCGACGAGGAACCCGAAGCCGGCCAGATCGGGCACGTGGCGCGTTCTCATCGCGCGCAGTCGGCGATCGGCGCGGACACCGCCGTACGGCAGGCGAGCATAAGGCTGCCTGCCGTGTACTGCCGCAACTGCGGCCGCTCCGGCTGGGCGGCCGTCTCCCCGGAAGCCGATCCCCAACAGCTCGTGATGGCCCACGACAAGATCTGGCGCGCCAGCGTGGGGCGGGAGAAGCGGCGGGTCCGCTATTTCATCGCCGCCACGGCGGCGGAGCAGGAGGACACGCTGGCGGCGGTCAGCCAGTCCCGCCCCGCAACGGGAGGCGGACAGCCACCGGCGCTGATCCTGGACGGTGCTCAGGGGACCTACCGGCTGCCGGTCGCCCAGGACGCCGGGAGCCTTCAGGACGCCTGTTTCGTCCAGGCGATCACCGAGAAGAAGACCGCCGACCGGGCTGCCGTCGATCAGCGCTGCCCTGCCTGCGACACCGACAACGCGATGCGCTTCCTCGGCACTCGGCCGGCAGCCCTGGCGGCCGCGACGGTGACCCAGCTGTTCACCGGTCAGGAGGTCGCACTCGAAGCGGAGGAGCGCAAGACCCTCCTGTTCAACGACTCGACCCAGGACGCCGCCCACCGTGCGGGGTACGTGGCAAACCGGTCGTTCACGTTCTCGCTGCGCTCACTCCTCGCGCGCAACCTGGACGAGTCCGGCAAGCCGTCGGCTCTCAACGACCTGATCGGGAACGTGCTCGACTCCGTCGAGGATCCGCAGGCCCTCGCGGCTGTCGTCCCGCCCGATCTGTACGACGAACCAGGCGTGGACCGGCTGCTCTCCGGGCGGGGCACGGGCGATCTGCGGACCTGGAAGCTCATCGGAGAGCGGCTCGCCTTCGCCACCGTCATGGAGTTCGGACTCCGATCCCGGCAGGGCCGCACCCTGGAGCTGACCCGGACGGCGGCCGCCGAGGTCGTCATCGGGGACCAGCACCGGATCACCATGCTCGCCCGCGACCTGCACATGTCCTTGCCCGGTCAGCTGCTCGGCACCGGCCTGCCGACGGCCGAGCGCTATCTGGCCTTCGTCCGCGGGCTGCTGGAGCGGGTCCGGCTGCGCGGCGGGGTCCGGCACCGGTGGCTGGAGCCGTGGATGAAGGACGCCGGGGTGACCCGGTTCAAGATCTGGGGCGGCAGGCCCGACGGCATGCCGGCGTTCCCCGACAGTGTGGCCGCGCCGCGCTTCCTGCTCGACGGTGACAAGGGCAGGTCCGACTTCGACTCGACGACAGCCCGCACCGGCTGGTACCAGGACTGGGCGCGCCGGTGCCTGGGCCTCGACGCCCCCGGGGCTGCGGAGTATCTCCGCAGGCTGCTGCCGGTCCTCGTCGACGAGGGTCTCCTCGCGGTGCGGACGGCACAGGACCGGACGACGAAGGTCTACGGCCTGCAGCCCGGCCATGTCGAGGTGCGGCTGCTTGAGGACGACATCGTCAACAAGGCCTTCGTCACCTGTGAGGCGTGCGGCTGGCAGCAGGTGGTCCATCCCTCCCGGCGGACCCGCTGGTACGGCCATCCCTGTCCCCGGTACCGGTGCCGGGGGCAGATCACCGCGCCGCAACCGGGCCAGGCCACGGTGCTGTCCTCCGGTTCCACCAGCTTCGGCGGCCCCCGGCCGCGCGACTACCGCGATGACTACTACCGGCACCTCTACCGGACGGGTGGCACCTTCCGGGTGGTCACGGCCGAGCACACCGGCATGCTCACCCGGCCGCAGCGGGAGCGCGTGGAGCGGGCCTTCCGCGACGGCACCCACTACACCGACCCGAACGTGCTGTCGTGCACTCCGACCCTGGAGCTCGGCATCGACATCGGAGACCTGTCCGCGGTCCTCCTGGGATCGCTTCCGAAAGGCCCTGCCAACTACGTGCAGCGAGCGGGCCGTGCGGGCCGCAGGACGGGCAACGCCCTGGTGGTGGCCTTCGGCGGTCGCCGGGCCCGCGATCTGTACTACCTGGACGAGCCTCGGGAGATGATCGCCGGGGACATCGTGCCGCCCGGCTGCTACCTCTCCGCGGTGGAGATCCTGCGCCGCCAGTACACGGCACACCTTCTGGACCTCGCGGCGCGGGGCCGGCTCACGACGAGCGACGGTGAGCCACTGCAACCCGCGCCGCGCCTGGTGTCGGCGCTGTTCGGCAGCACGGCCTGGTGCCAGGATCTCGCGGACGCGGCCCTCGCCCATGGCGCCGTGCTCGTCGAATCGTTCCTGGCCCTCTTCCCCTCACTCCCGGGCCGGCCGGACACCGGGGTCTCCGGCCAGGCCGCCGACGAACTCCGCACGTACGCGTGCGGTGGCATCGTGCGCGCGCTCCAGGAAGCCGAGGAGGAATGGACCGGCCGCGGTGAGGAACTCCGGCGCCGACTCCACGCCATCGACACCGCGATGGACCAGCTCGTGCGCAGCGATCCCGAGCAGGAACGCGAATGGCGCGAGTTGCGCGCCGAGCGCTACGCGACGGGCAACCTGCTGCGCGACCTGAACCAGACCAGTGCCCACGGGGCTCTCGTCGAGCTCGGTCTCCTGCCCAACTACACCCTCTCGGACACCACCACGCAGCTGGAAGCCACCCTCTCCTGGACCGAGCAGCCCGAGACCGAAGGGGCCAAGAAGACCTACCACAGCGAGGTCCGGGACTACGAGCGCTCCCGCCGGTCCGCGCTGTCCGAACTGGCGCCCGGCAACAGCTTCTACGTCAACGGCTACAGGCACGTCGTCCGGGCCCTGGACATCGGCAGTCCGGAGCGCCGTGCCTGGTCGGTGTGGCGCATGTGCCCCGCCTGCGGCTACGTCCGTACGGAGAACTCCCAGGCCGATGCCTCGCCCTGTCCCCGGTGCGGCGGCCGGGAGATCGCCGACGCCGGCTGTGTCCAGCGCGTTCTGGAACCGAAGCGGGTCATGTCGCGCGACAAGCGGGACGACGCCCGCGTCCGGGACGACAAGGACGAGCGCGACAGCAGAAGGTACGCCGTCCTCACCACCGTGGACGTCGACCCCGTGCACCTGGCTACGGGCTCCTGGCGCCATGACACCGCCGTCTTCGGCGTCGACTTCACCCGCCAGGCCGTGGTGCGCACGCTCAACCTGGGCCTCGAC
Protein-coding regions in this window:
- a CDS encoding NnrS multi-domain protein, producing MLRKRYDQRVVVLVEVRGEQRDWDEAERLFDQRGWPVVAGFARGVGASRGVLRAAPSARLYSVEVRFFGARNRRTEQAAAWRVEQLARAVGLEMYARRCELVDRDREQLTGWRVHTVDHRPPRAPAPGPVTRMARLRRAVGVSRARISERRGYHDTGMVVTGTASEARRLSRMNLPGGSAPGAAVDVRPFYGRERSHIVPRREEDGWQRVFRFVAWLLAMAFCAAVARQHSGVRVWVWAGIAVLCFVGGARLAYGLFAVGGRVRSLLMCGVVAVFLLAVSLGAGDGRARTPAQMLSAFAVTATVGGIWLLVRQWTWGEWLAWAAPLVFAVAVSCVVASGSVLHALYADGLGVTPDVLDVPGIWQATSAVKLLSLLSYALLVPALWGIAKHVHAPFVSPVERLGVPLYVCAQLAVVAVCGLGALDSAREAVDDFRTAAVRKTAPPSYFGVAPEWMCVEPTVPAAKLGSRGGVLKPEHPYLSFGEAGGTVSLWDASAGGPLQMSAEQVRLVPAADGRVRCTFSYGTLPKDG
- a CDS encoding DUF262 domain-containing protein, with protein sequence MSPEDSGSNRAPQPKDQLSLYGRYLDDASAEDSGGFLVEIGAGGRSTDVELERPDEEPDNADEPITAPYDPSKIEIQTLNPTINLLISRLVNKMIDLAPDFQRKAGIWSDEQQSRLIESLLLRIPIPSFYASELTDSSWAQDSSWAIVDGIQRLTAIARFIAPEALAKAGIRSGPLKLRGLEYLKDDFEGKGYADLSGRMQIRLNESQVVVHLIRPGTPEEVKFNIFARINTGGLPLTRQEIRHALVPGPARKLLSSLAESPEFASATSHGVYSERMADREMVLRYLAFRLTDPNLFRSQDFDQFLALTMRQVNRLTDNEREGHGHDFRRAMVTAEKIFEGHAFRKQFPGQTRRSPVNKAIFETVSVNLAALSDRERSALVASREQVVEGFQQLMTDRDFERAVSVGTGDRVKVVDRFAKVRELFRTVLENNRGSNQ
- a CDS encoding DUF3696 domain-containing protein, with product MIEQLSLTNFKAFQSADIRLAPVTLLTGLNSSGKSTVLQSLALLRQSYDSGILMSTDGDTDIHGGLLLDGDLVELGTGQDLLHEDFTTEQPGMDPAISIAFKTADKKTYTWSARYAPEQDVLPLEISTRKADWGDVPLFSRHFQYLKADRIVPATTYPRSHHQAIGRGFLGSRGEHAVNFLRHHAQYVVPEGDPLRHPEAGGHTLLDHVVAWMQELCPGVNLEASEIPGIDSVRLSFGFGGTAGLDSTRRRRPTNVGFGLTYALPIVVACLTAGPGSLILLENPEAHLHPRGQSRMASLIAAAASAGAQLVVETHSDHVLDGTRLAVKQGRLAAGDTAVHFFRGNGAGVEIITPTVAEDGSLSEWPEGFFDESDHTLDQLLG
- a CDS encoding AAA domain-containing protein, which gives rise to MTGTGRPYPVEELLTAVRAEILAEQRSDADGAVKVALSKGRLLSQSGGTREYLFECRTWQESLDGLPVLARPSRSRKAWEPAEATRAPDGTVRLVTKADFGATPGNIQIRKDDSANWAVLAERLETAGSQDSPIDADHAGWLFGRGAPRTGRAGNPGQWVANWTGLQLNPRQRDAVAQALASEVLFLWGPPGTGKTDVVGHIVEGSFRQGLKVLFLAPTNVAVDQALERMCSLLEHEEGFAEGIVQRSGSIVLPSLRSRYGDQVDPARIAALLVESIDRQISTAADQLKGARAALVLHDRVQDLESDLATGTEEMAGAGRDHAAAAKAVAAADTLAAQLRLKTEKAGQPTGPFAERRAAKLRDLRTALAHEEGESARAREDVSRAARRHTAGEKQAAEASRALPAARAAILGIPPRQNVVESVASLQERLGELGQKRKRIQDEVRSHCRVLGATVAKAVQSRKLLDEVDVVVIDEAGMVNLPSAWFAAGLARKRLIVAGDFRQLPAVTKGDGDRAASEEERAHSREWTARDAFHAAGLVDPSGRVRQDPRLVALDTQYRMREPICAVVNEVAYPDAPLRTGRGNTSRLPFAPLIDSPVILIDTSGRRIPGGGRKPHMTNAVHAAVIHELVRGLQHEGILPGRKWQEVPEGERATDRLAVISPYREQVKALKSSLAHRFGEDYDGLVDTVHRFQGSQRPVVLLDTVAGAGKDAGFFYSGTGLSSQTCRLLNVALSRAQDHLVVVADVDFLRKHLAPHSEALAMVDHLEAHAQTISADQLIPIRDADQLATMSAEELARPAFFEHSEVLEAVAWDVERAQRGIELYSAFMDAPPVRRWARMLEPKTAAGIQVTVFTRPPEEQQEPTRVARHRELVGQLEAVGCRVEFRDRMHEKVLILDGSVLWHGSKNLLANIGPTDLMMRYTDPASCDRVRRLMEHTRMERPARAQWRPAGETAPVSEVPAQRAEAQDGKVYPGLVRDGRLYLNVSYEQRHEAKRLLRAQWDKEARHWWVDEAKVSREQAARWLP